The DNA region GGATTAAGGCGTGTGGCACTGCGAGATCCGAGATCAGTTGCGAATAGTTGCGATGGAGATCTCCGAGTCCTTGCCCAAGCTGGAGTTTTGATGTGAAGGAGAAAGGATCACCTGCGGCATGCAGGAACATCATCTCCCAAAGGTATCGTCTGAAGCAATCATCCACGAGGATTTGGAGAAGCAACTGCCGTTGGTGCCGCGCATCACCTTGACGCGTCGAGTGCCTCACCAAAACCAACTCTTTGACGACCTCTGACATCAGTAGTAGCTTGCTCAGCCGCATGCTTTCAAGGGTAGGCTTATTTTTGCAAGTCGCTTTTCCCTGGATTGAGAAGCTCACGGCAAGCTTGATCTGCTGGGCCCATCTCACCTCATAGCCTGCAGCAGGTTTTGGTCTTAATCGTGGCGAGAGTGTGGCCGCAAAAACAGTGAAGCAACTCGGTAGTGTTCCACGTCAAGTTGCGGTTGCAGGAGTTGCACCGTGATGCGAGCTCCACTCGGTGCCGAGGGCACGCCGTGAACGACTTCAGCTCCCACTCGCTACGGGACCACGCAGACCCTCGCAGGCAAAGGGGGCAGACCCTCCGGCTTCGGATCAAAACGTACTTGGACGGAATCCACTCCTCGCCCAATCTCAAGGGAGGGTTGATGTCCATGACCGTATGCGGTGGTGCTAGCCTGTTTTCTAGCCGCCCTTGAAGGCCTGGATCGCGATTTGCAACGAGTTTCATGAAAATCGCTGCGCTGTCGTAGATTGTCGAACCCTGTGTGTACAGCCGAGGATAGGCATTGATCTGCGCGACTCTGAACATATAGGCGCGCAGACTTTCCGTGTCCTTGATCTGTGGGAGTAGGAGGATACTGTTGGAATAAATTTCCATTCGCAGACCCCTACCGTGATCGTGAACTCAGGGTGTATGCGCTGGGGTCATCCCAGACGGCGAACGGCTCATTGCGGCTGTGCAAGCGGCGAGGCTTTACCTTGGGGTTGAATGGATTGAGTTTGTCGGGAGCTTCGCTCCAGATTTGTGTCCTGAAGGCTTCTTGCAAGCGATCAAAGGAGATTTCAGTGGACTCGCCGTCGGGGGAACTCACCACCAGCTCATCGACTATCTTGATCACGTAATCAATGAGACCGTTCGTCGCGAAGTGAAATCTCATCGCCACCTCTGGCTGGCTGATATCGAGCCCGCTTTTTCGAGGTACCAGGCTTTGGAGGTGGGCAAGTACTCCGCGAAACAATGTCTGCTCCTCAGCTGCTTGAAATCCAAACTCTTTGAGATGAAGAGGTGCCGCGAAACGTCGCCGCAATTGTTCATTCGAATAAAGCGCAGATATTGCTCGGGGAAGTCCGAACAGAATGACTGGCACTCCGCACTCATTGATCAGATTTTTTAGCCAGTCTGTCACGCGCCTCCTTTCGGATTTATTGCTATCGCAAAAGTGATGGAACTCGTCGATGAGGATCACCTGCACCTCGCATTCCTTAATGAAGTGCATGATGCGTTGCGTTTTGACTGCCGCTGAGCCCTTGGACGCAGCCATGTCGCCCAGCGCTACCAAGATCGCTTCTGTGAATGAACGAACGGTTGGAGCCTCGGGCGTGACGATTCGAAGCACGGGGATGCGGATTTTTCTGGGGGTAATCTGGCGCGGAAACTTTCCCAAGTAGTAGCGTAAAACAGTGGACTTTCCGGCTCCGCTTTGCCCATAGATCAGGATGGCTCCCGGCAGTTTGGCGGCAATCCATCGCTCGTGGACCCCAGCAATGGCCCGTACCGCGCGAGTAAATTCAGGGTGCTCGATGATTTTGTCTCGAACAGTAAAAACACGGTGTTCATATGCCGATGCGTCGTTCGATTCGGTTCCCAGCCCTAGCCGACAAAGATCTTGGAGGTTCGTCATATCTCCCCCAAGGACTGAACGGTGAGGTTGAATGTGGGAAGCAGGGCTGCCGTCGCAAGCATAGGCAGTTCAGGCGTAGGATCTAACGGGGCCGGTTCGAGAGAGTCATCCAGGGCCTGTTGTGCCCCAAGATTCATGACTGCTTCGCTGTCGTTCAGCTTTTGTGCGGCGGCCACCTTACGTTTGCCCGCCTTGTGGGAGAACACCGTCCTCAATCATCTGTCGCACTTCGGCTCTCGTGGCTCTGAGCTGTTGTTGCGTCCACTGATCGCCGTATCGCTTTTTGACAATCCGCATGACCAAAATGTGTGCATGGCGGTTGATACCACGGCAGTCATCTGCATCAATAGCTGGAACCCGGACATATTCAGTGGTCCCCGGCATCAGCACATCTATATATGAGATGTCGTGCTCATACACTCGAATTTGGACAATGGTCTTTTTCGATGTCTGCTCGGGTAGGGTTTGAAGAATCTCTGAGTTGTAGAAAACGTTGTCGTATTGCACTCCATAGCTAAACACCGTGCGAGTAGCGATCTGCCCAACAATGAGGTCCAGTTGTCGGGGATACGCAGGCAGTTCAAAAATTCTCTTGCCCTCTAGCTCCTGCCATACGGCCAGGGGCGTGCGGCCTTGCATGTCGCGACCCCGGTGAGGGGTGCTGTGGTAAACGTCCACTATCCACTTGATCAGAACATTGTTAAGGACGTTGATATCGATCGCGGCGAGTTTCTCTGAAGGGTAGTCACCGCGCGCTTCCACGCAGTGAAAGACTGTCCCGGGCATCTGGTGAAAGAGATCGTGGCTCAATGTTCTAAACATTCGCTCGATGGCCCCTTTCATCTCTGGATTCGCGGCTCCGCAATATTGAATTTCGATGGCCGCTTCGAGTGCGAAATTCTCAAGCGCATTCGAGTGGAGGTCCATCCCGTTGTCCAGCACCAAGAGGCGTGGAATGCCTCGCGCTGGCCAGGGATTGCGAATACCCGGGATGGCTGCGATCAGTGAATCCTTTGGCTGTATTGCCATCCGAAGCGCATATAGCACCGAGTAAGCGGAAGGGGCGTGAAAGCTGATGTAGAAGCCAAGGACCATGCGGCTTTTACGATCAAGGATCAACGTCAACCACGGACGCCCAAGCACCATGCGCGTTTTCGTGCACACGACCAATAGATCGATTGGGGTATGGTCGACCTCAACCCGTTGCAGCAAATCGTCTACTTTGACCGTTCCGGTGACCGTTCTCAGCTCCCGCTTGGTGTAGGCCTTTCCAAGCCTTGCTTCATCAACAACCTTCCTGCAAAGATTGTTCAGCCACCGATAGACGGTTGCGGGTGCTGGTGGCGTGAGTTGTTGATCAGTGCCTACTCCCTGATTCATGCGATAGATACGGTCGTTGATTGCATCCACGACCGCTTTTCCTGGCATCCTTTGAGGCGTGAGGAATATCTCGTTGACAATTTCCTCGAACACGCTGAACTGAACTACATCGGTCTTGTAGCCATTGCGTTGTCTTCCATCGATCACTTTGGAAAAGCACTGTGTTCCCTTGTAGTCGTTCCACCAACGCCAGCATGTAGCCCAGTGGGGAGGTCTCGCATCACTGAGCTCTTCAGCAACTACCTGGATAACTTTCGTGATCGCCGCTGGACTGCATAAAACATCAGCTTGATCCTCACCCTGCAAGCGTTTGACGCCTTCTAGATAGGCGAGCTTGCGTTTGACCGGAGCCTGTTCTTTCTCCGTCAAGGAGCTGAAATCTCTTGGCGTGGCAAGGTAGAGGAGTTCTTTGGTCAGGCCCAGAGATGCTTCGTCAACAATCCATCGACCATCTTGCATACGCTCATAGACCTGCGCAGGACTGAGCATGACGATTTCTCCAGTGTTTTCGCACTCAAACTGAAGCTGCGATGTCACTGTTTGGCGCATCAGTGTCCACATGGTGGAGCCCTGTGCTTGCTTAAAGCGCAGGCCCTTCCTAAAGCTGAAACGCACCATCACCGGCCTCCCAATTTTTAGATGACCAGATAAGGCTGTCAGGACCTAGAGGCTTCTCCAGATCGGTCCTGAGCCGACCGTCAGCAATGCCCGCCAAAATAAGTGGCTTGCCACCGACGACCGTCATCAGCTCGTTGAGCGTGAATTGCTGGGTGGTTCCGAGCGCATCAATCGCTTGTGCTGCTTCCAGACCGATGCACGCGACACGACTTGCTTCCCACAGATGGTGGAGGTTGGTTCGCAGTGGTTCGCGACGGATTTGGGTTTCTGACAGGATTCGATAGGGCCGCTCTTGCTCAGCGAACCTCAGGGCGATGAGCCCGAGCTTCTCTGCAACTGATGGCCTATCGAGATCGACGTTGCGCTTGATCTCTATAAGGATCTGACCGCCGTGTGCTAGGCGAAGAAGAAAGTCTGGATAGCAAGATTTGGCTTGGCCCGATCTGTCGTAGTAGATCTCCTCGCTCGGCTGCTCTTGATACGAGATAACCAGGGGATGCATTTCAAACAGCATGATGGCGTCTCGCTCCAGGAGAGACTCCCAGTGGACAACCTTGTCCATTTTTTTGCTCGGAAACTTGCCTCTGATCCCGCGTCCGCTGCGGGTAATCACTTTTCTAGCGCGCATTGCACAGCACTCCGTGGGGTCTTGCCGTAAAGGCTGACCTTGGGTAATACGAAATCGGGCAGCTACAAGCATTCGGCGTGGCGGATGCTTAGCATTCTTGCCCGTAGCGGCGGTAGCCGAGCGACTTGTGAAAGGGGGGGCGCTAGATGCTTGACCGCCGGTAAATGCAGCAGTCATGGCGTGGTTCAACGGAATGGGTCCCGACTAACTAGTTAGTCGGGAACGTGTCCTCGTTGAGCTAGCTGTAGTCGAAATCTCCCGCTCGCCCCAACGCAGTTGTGAGCGCGAGAGATTTGACCTCCTGCCATGTCCAAAGTGATGGATGTTGCCCACAAATTAGGGCGAACTCATCCATCCCGAGCCCTCATCTGTTGACGCGGGGTGGTGGCAGGTTCATACTTGAGCTGTTCCCTTCGAAAGAACGCACGCAGTAGACCTGCACGAAAACGCCTGAGCTTGCTCAGGCGTTTTCGTTTCTGGCTTTCATCTTCATGTCATCCCATGTACATGCCCTCTGTCTTGATTGGTGAAATGACCGCGTCAAGCGGTTACCTTGTTGATGTCTGCTGGTTGTGCAACCCTTGATGGCTCACTGTTTGATTAGAAGCCGACTCCATCGCACCGGTAATTTCCAACAACTTGCGGCGAACGTGGAAGGCCTCACCCCGCACTCCTTTGATGCGGCCCGACAGCACGGCGTAAACCAATTCTTTTGAAAACCCGTGGCTCGCTGCCCAGGTGCAAATCGTCGTGCCGGTGTCGGTGAACCACTGCCTTGATGTGGTGAGTTCCTGGGCCATGTTGACCAAAATTTGTACGAATGGATAGAAGATTACTTGATCCAATTCATGGTGCACAGGGGGCTTTTCGAGATGCGTATTTCAATTTCTGCAGCATCCGTTTTTCGCGCTTTTTCGAAGTTAATACGTTCGCGGTAGGTTTTTTCGACAGATCAAAATCGATGTGCTCTCTCTGACTTCAGATTGGTTTTCCCATTGTTTTTTTGACACTGAAAAGTGTCTGAAAACCTATCGTTTTGTGCACTAAAAGCACAGAAAAGCTTTTTTCAAATGTTCGAAGGCTTGTGGCGTCTTCCCCACAATTGCGTGGTCTTAATCGAAAAATCAGGCACTTCTTTGGTCGTGACTATCTATAGCGCTTGCCACGCCTAGTAACTCGATCAAAGGTAAAAACGTGTTCCTGAGGTGATTCCACACAGCAGCCAAATAACCTGCGCCGTTCATTCCCCTCTCCATAGCGCAGCTCAATTGCAGCTGCGCACTCTGGGCATGTGCCGGTATAGCGAACTAAGCCGATTACGCGCTCTTCCCCTGCCCTGAAGCTTTCCAGCTGGGCGGGGGCCTCCTTCCAACTTATAAATACCTCCGAGGCTGGGGCGATCCGATCTGCAAGCAACCACCAGCTGTCGCGGATCGTTCCCCACAATAGCCAGCAGCCCAGAACTGCCAGAACGGCGAAGGCCAGATCAGAAGTGGCGATGGGACGGTGGACATAGAGGTGCAGCCATCCAATCCCCGCCAATAGCAGCATGCACAACGCTGGTCCGATGATGGTGCTGGCGAAGGCGAGGCCCCGAACCGATCTGATCTTGAACGCCCCTGTGCCCAGTAGCGGTCTGGCGATTAACGAGCACCTCACCGAGCCTGCCTCCGCATAGTCATACTGGATTTGTTGAGCTGTGGCGTCTGACGAGCGTTCAACCAGTTGATCACCGGGTTGTCCGTCTGGGGTGTCCGCTTGCTTCTCCAGGGAGTAGACCTCCAGAAACCATTGCGCACGATGCCGTCCACCCGGAGAGTGTTTCTTAAGCTGAAGCGCATGGTGGAAACCCCGCCCCTCAAAGAATGCTTCAACACTCGACCGTCGACTCTCGAGATAGCGAGCCAAGTTAGCGTTTTTGACCTTGAGTGCGGATGCTTCATAGTCTGTCTGCTCCGGCATACCGCAAGCTTCAGTCAGTTCCTGTGCATCGAATTCAGGCGGCTGCCCTCCCTTGGAATTGGCACTCAGGGTGATGGATTCGCTCACCAATGCGCGCACAAGCTTCGATGCCGTGGCCTCATCGCGCTGGACATCCAGCCAGTCGCGCATACACAGCAACAGATCGTGAAAAGTGGGCTGGGTCAACCCGTTGGCAACCGGTTCAGGGCTGGTTGGCAGGGATTCGGATCGCAACACTTGGTTTTCCTTCACTCAACTCTTGGAATCCCTATGTTGTCACTATTCGCATTGCACGAATCCAATCGTTTTGTTCATGTGAGCGAGGTCGAGCGTGGCTTGGCCTGTGAGTGCCGATGTGCTGTTTGCGGTGAACCGGTTATTGCCCGGCAGGGCGAACTCAGGGAGCACCACTTTGCGCACAGCTCGAACGCCGAACCCTGCGCTACGAACTACGAATCAGATCTGCACCGCTTCGCCAAGAGAGTAATCATCGAAGCCCGAGGGTTGGTAGTCCCAGTGACTCCCGCTGCATCTCAAGCGCTGGGATTCGGCGGGCGGTTAGATCCATCTATCCTTTTGGCGTGCACTGACATTGAGGAAGAAGTTGTTGTTGGAGAGTTGCGGCCCGACTTATTGGCAGCGACGGCTGCAGGGATGACGGTTGCCATTGAAGTCGCCTACTCGTCTTTTTGCAGTGCGGACAAGTGCCTAGCCTACGAGCAGCTAAAACTACCTGCTTTGGAGATTGATCTCCGTGCGTTCACCCCCACCGCCTTTGATGTTGCCAAAGTCAAACATGCCATCTTGGAGGATGTCGCTGGAAAAGCTTGGCTCTGGCCCGAGAACACTGTGGCCGAGCAGCCGGTAGATGCTTCTGCTGAGAACGCCCCTACGCAACGCTTCCTCCCGGAGGAAATCGTGACGATCCATGGACGTTGGATATCGGTAAAAGAGCTGCCCAGCGGAGATATCGCCATCAAAGCAGTGCGATATGACCCAGATGTCGTCTCTGTTGTGCGAACCGTCGCACGCGCGCATTTTGGTCGGTACCGTGAGGCGTACCACAACTGGGTCATTCCACGCTTCAGGGCGCAAGCAGCTCGGTTGCAACTGCGTTCTATTGCTTCAGCCGACCTGTGTTGAGCGTCAGCTGGATGATGTTGCGCAACTTCAAGTAACATGAAAGTTACAGAAAACTCATCAAGGGAGTGGGAATGAGTGCAGTACCCGCATTAAAGGCTGTGCCGGGAGTTGGCTCCATGACCGATCAAGATGAAAAAACAGCCAAGGATCGGATTAAGGGCACCCACACACCCGAAATTGTCATCGCATTGTGCGGTCCATTGGGCACACCGTTGCATGATGTAGCCAAGATCTTTCAGCAGCTGCTGCGCGGGCAAGATTACGGTTATACCCACGTCGACATCATAAGATTGAGCGATGAGATCCGGGAGATGGCAGCTCTCCCTGCAGAAGCTGATATTGCAGCACTCATCAAAGCGGGGAATGAACTCCGCGAAAAGCAGGGTCGTGCAGTCTTAGTGCAGCGAGCTATTCGACGCATTTCCCTCACTCGTCAGAAGAAGGGAGGTGACAACGCTGACCCTTCCAACCAGCCTAAGCTTTTTGATGATGAAGTAGCCGACGCAGTTATCCCCACCCCCATCGAGTGGAACTGTCACATCATCGATTCGATAAAGAACGAAGAGGAGCTTGAACTGCTGCGCTTCGTTTATGGTGACATGCTGCATATCGTTGGTGTCTATGCGCCCATCGAACAGCGAATCGCGCGCTTGCAGAAAAAGATTTCTAAGCCGGCGCAAATACACACGTTGATAAATCGCGACTCTGGCGAAGAGTTGGACCACGGACAGCAAGTTCAGAACACGTTTCCGCATTCTGATTTCTTCCTTAGGGTTGATGCAGGTACAGATTCGCAACTGACGTCACGTGTCCGTCGATTCTTGGATTTGATGCTCGGCACCAGGATCATTACACCGACGGTGGCGGAGCGTGCGATGTACGCAGCGTCGTCGGCTGCAATGAATTCGGCATGTCTGTCTCGTCAGGTAGGCGCTGCGCTTACTAGCTCCAGCGGGGAGTTGATAGCCACGGGATGGAATGATGTCCCTAAAGCGTTTGGCGGCCTCTACGAAATTGAAGACCTGCGCGCCTCTGCAGATGACGATCATCGTTGCTACAACAAGGACGGCGGAAAGTGCTTCAACGATGAAGAAAAGGACTTGATCGCACGGACCGTCATCGACAAGATGGTCGCCAACGGCATCGTGGAAAAAGATAAGACCGAAGAAGCTGTGAGGCTTATTAGGCATGACTCCCAGCTTCGAAGCCTAATTGAGTTCTCTCGGGCGGTTCATGCCGAAATGCATGCGCTCCTGAACGCGGGAGCGCAGCATGGTTCGAAGGTTCGAGGTGGAAAGTTGTTCGTTACCACGTATCCCTGCCATTCATGTGCGAGGCACATCGTCGCGGCAGGAGTGCGTGAAGTCTATTTCTTAGAGCCCTACCGCAAGAGCTTGGCGACCAAGCTCCATGAAGATGCGATAACAGAGCAGGAAACAAACACTCTAAAAGTCAGAATCGTTCCATTTGACGGCGTTGCGCCATCACGCTTCCTCAAATTTTTCGAGGGTAACGACCGTAAGGACAGCATCACGGGAATGATGCGAAAGAAACCTGCGCGACCGGTGACTGCTGTCACTATGGAAGCGGTCTCGTCTCTTGAAGGCATCGCGATACGTTCTATACAATAGTGCGGTTTGCCGGGACACAAGATCTTTGCCTGATGTCCCGTCCCAAAAGATCTGGAGCCTCCCATGACCCGCGATTCCGAGAAGCAATTGGAGTTGGACTTCGACGGAGATACCGAGTCGAGCGAGCGAACCTTACACGTGCAGAGCGCGCGTGCTTCTGGTTTGGTCGTCTGCTTCAGCACACACCTCCAATTGCGCCGCGCCCACGAAGAAAAAGCGAAAGACGCCAAGATGCTTGAACGCATCACTAGTCGCGTTCGGCATTTCCGGTAACTTCCCCTAGCGCTGGCTTAATAGCCAGACAGCAACAGAAGCAATACGGCAATCTGACTCATTTTTCAGTACAACTGACCCGTGATTGCTGTGTGGCTCGACCATCTGACGCTCATAGAGAAAAGCCGGCGCAAGCCGGTTTTTTCACTTCTGAGGCCTGACTTGACAGTAACACACGGCGCAGGTTTGGGTTAGCAGCGATTGCGGCCCGTCAAGTTGGGTAGAGCACTATACAACTAGCCTACTACGTGTCACCCGCACTGCAAAGTGCGGCAACGCGCTACCTATCGGTGTGGTGGGCAGCTCTGTCAGCTCCAGACGGAAACCAGCTCGGCAATCTTGGTTGCAACGACCGCCATGGGGTCTTCTGAAGTATCAAGTCCGCTTCTCGACACCACCATGGGGCTTACATCTCGACCGGGAGTGAGCCACCGGATTCCAGTTCAATCTTCAAACACAGACTAGCCAGCTGAGGTGCACGCTTGCGTTTTTGGCCGCCTGTTTGTCACGCACAATGTCATCAACCTGATTATTTAATTCGACCGTCAATGGACAAACATATAACCAATTGCAGTCTTTTAGTCGTCTGCCTTGGATGAGGAGTCATCGGTGACCCAACCCCAGCGCGGCGAAACCTTGAGCCACGCCCAGCGCGAGCGGCTGGCTTACATCGACTTCAGGCTCTACTTCTTTGGTGAGATCGGTCGCCCAGACCTGATTGAGCGCTTCGGTGTGGCTCCGGCAGGGGCGACACGCGATTTGGCGCTGTACCGGGAAATCGCGCCGCAGAACATCACCTTCGACGGCAGCAACAAGATCTACCGTATCGGCAAGACGTTCTCCCCGATCTTCGAGCACGCGACGCAGCGTGTCTTGTCGGCGCTTGCTCTTGGGTTTGGCGACGGAGTGAGCGTCGAGTCGCAACTGCTGCTGCCCTGCGAATCCCCCGTAGCTTTGAGCAGCCCCCGGATGGATGTGCTGGCACCTATTTGCCGAGCCATCCACGCCAAGCGAACCGTCGCCATCCGCTACCACTCGATGAGCAGCGGAGAGTCCGAGCGGATCATCGTTCCCTTTGCGCTGGTTGATACCGGCCTGCGCTGGCACGTCCGGGCCTTTGATTGCAAGAGCGGAGAGTTTCGGGACTTCGTCGTCACCCGTATCGAAGCGCCGACGCTGCTCGACGAGGAGCCACAGGCCAACGAACGGCCGGACAACGACATCCAGTGGACGCGCATCGTCGAGCTGGACTTCGTGCCGCACCCGCGCCTTGAACGCCCCGAGATCATCAGGATGGACTACGGGATGACCGACGGCTCGATCCGGATGCGCGTTCGCGCCGCTGTCGCGGGCTACATGCTGCTGCGCTGGAGCGTGGACTGCTCGCCTGACCACCGGCTCAAGGAAGAACAGTACCGCCTGTGGCTCAGCGATCCGCTGGCGCTGTACGGCGTTGAGAACGCAAAGCTCGCGCCGGGGTATCA from Paracidovorax wautersii includes:
- a CDS encoding anti-phage dCTP deaminase translates to MSAVPALKAVPGVGSMTDQDEKTAKDRIKGTHTPEIVIALCGPLGTPLHDVAKIFQQLLRGQDYGYTHVDIIRLSDEIREMAALPAEADIAALIKAGNELREKQGRAVLVQRAIRRISLTRQKKGGDNADPSNQPKLFDDEVADAVIPTPIEWNCHIIDSIKNEEELELLRFVYGDMLHIVGVYAPIEQRIARLQKKISKPAQIHTLINRDSGEELDHGQQVQNTFPHSDFFLRVDAGTDSQLTSRVRRFLDLMLGTRIITPTVAERAMYAASSAAMNSACLSRQVGAALTSSSGELIATGWNDVPKAFGGLYEIEDLRASADDDHRCYNKDGGKCFNDEEKDLIARTVIDKMVANGIVEKDKTEEAVRLIRHDSQLRSLIEFSRAVHAEMHALLNAGAQHGSKVRGGKLFVTTYPCHSCARHIVAAGVREVYFLEPYRKSLATKLHEDAITEQETNTLKVRIVPFDGVAPSRFLKFFEGNDRKDSITGMMRKKPARPVTAVTMEAVSSLEGIAIRSIQ
- a CDS encoding TniB family NTP-binding protein produces the protein MTNLQDLCRLGLGTESNDASAYEHRVFTVRDKIIEHPEFTRAVRAIAGVHERWIAAKLPGAILIYGQSGAGKSTVLRYYLGKFPRQITPRKIRIPVLRIVTPEAPTVRSFTEAILVALGDMAASKGSAAVKTQRIMHFIKECEVQVILIDEFHHFCDSNKSERRRVTDWLKNLINECGVPVILFGLPRAISALYSNEQLRRRFAAPLHLKEFGFQAAEEQTLFRGVLAHLQSLVPRKSGLDISQPEVAMRFHFATNGLIDYVIKIVDELVVSSPDGESTEISFDRLQEAFRTQIWSEAPDKLNPFNPKVKPRRLHSRNEPFAVWDDPSAYTLSSRSR
- a CDS encoding TnsA endonuclease N-terminal domain-containing protein; amino-acid sequence: MLFEMHPLVISYQEQPSEEIYYDRSGQAKSCYPDFLLRLAHGGQILIEIKRNVDLDRPSVAEKLGLIALRFAEQERPYRILSETQIRREPLRTNLHHLWEASRVACIGLEAAQAIDALGTTQQFTLNELMTVVGGKPLILAGIADGRLRTDLEKPLGPDSLIWSSKNWEAGDGAFQL
- a CDS encoding TniQ family protein, whose product is MEIYSNSILLLPQIKDTESLRAYMFRVAQINAYPRLYTQGSTIYDSAAIFMKLVANRDPGLQGRLENRLAPPHTVMDINPPLRLGEEWIPSKYVLIRSRRVCPLCLRGSAWSRSEWELKSFTACPRHRVELASRCNSCNRNLTWNTTELLHCFCGHTLATIKTKTCCRL
- a CDS encoding competence protein CoiA family protein; this translates as MLSLFALHESNRFVHVSEVERGLACECRCAVCGEPVIARQGELREHHFAHSSNAEPCATNYESDLHRFAKRVIIEARGLVVPVTPAASQALGFGGRLDPSILLACTDIEEEVVVGELRPDLLAATAAGMTVAIEVAYSSFCSADKCLAYEQLKLPALEIDLRAFTPTAFDVAKVKHAILEDVAGKAWLWPENTVAEQPVDASAENAPTQRFLPEEIVTIHGRWISVKELPSGDIAIKAVRYDPDVVSVVRTVARAHFGRYREAYHNWVIPRFRAQAARLQLRSIASADLC
- a CDS encoding WYL domain-containing protein, with the protein product MTQPQRGETLSHAQRERLAYIDFRLYFFGEIGRPDLIERFGVAPAGATRDLALYREIAPQNITFDGSNKIYRIGKTFSPIFEHATQRVLSALALGFGDGVSVESQLLLPCESPVALSSPRMDVLAPICRAIHAKRTVAIRYHSMSSGESERIIVPFALVDTGLRWHVRAFDCKSGEFRDFVVTRIEAPTLLDEEPQANERPDNDIQWTRIVELDFVPHPRLERPEIIRMDYGMTDGSIRMRVRAAVAGYMLLRWSVDCSPDHRLKEEQYRLWLSDPLALYGVENAKLAPGYQAPAAKTLRKG
- a CDS encoding DDE-type integrase/transposase/recombinase; its protein translation is MWTLMRQTVTSQLQFECENTGEIVMLSPAQVYERMQDGRWIVDEASLGLTKELLYLATPRDFSSLTEKEQAPVKRKLAYLEGVKRLQGEDQADVLCSPAAITKVIQVVAEELSDARPPHWATCWRWWNDYKGTQCFSKVIDGRQRNGYKTDVVQFSVFEEIVNEIFLTPQRMPGKAVVDAINDRIYRMNQGVGTDQQLTPPAPATVYRWLNNLCRKVVDEARLGKAYTKRELRTVTGTVKVDDLLQRVEVDHTPIDLLVVCTKTRMVLGRPWLTLILDRKSRMVLGFYISFHAPSAYSVLYALRMAIQPKDSLIAAIPGIRNPWPARGIPRLLVLDNGMDLHSNALENFALEAAIEIQYCGAANPEMKGAIERMFRTLSHDLFHQMPGTVFHCVEARGDYPSEKLAAIDINVLNNVLIKWIVDVYHSTPHRGRDMQGRTPLAVWQELEGKRIFELPAYPRQLDLIVGQIATRTVFSYGVQYDNVFYNSEILQTLPEQTSKKTIVQIRVYEHDISYIDVLMPGTTEYVRVPAIDADDCRGINRHAHILVMRIVKKRYGDQWTQQQLRATRAEVRQMIEDGVLPQGGQT